Proteins encoded together in one Pseudomonadota bacterium window:
- a CDS encoding CinA family protein yields the protein MAALVPDDIASIAQQVLDGNREAGRRIAVAESCTGGLVSAALTEWPGSSDVFERGYVTYSNAAKTEELEVSPDIIDAFGAVSIAVAWAMAKGALAKSGADIAVSITGVAGPGGGTEKKPVGTVVFACIKKGDDPEKVVAELKRFGEDLSRDEIRRQAALCALELFLP from the coding sequence ATGGCTGCATTGGTGCCCGATGACATTGCCAGCATCGCCCAGCAAGTGCTGGACGGCAACCGCGAAGCGGGTCGGCGCATTGCTGTGGCCGAAAGTTGCACCGGCGGGCTGGTTTCGGCGGCGCTGACCGAATGGCCGGGCAGCTCGGACGTATTCGAGCGCGGTTATGTCACCTATTCCAACGCCGCCAAGACCGAGGAACTGGAGGTCAGCCCCGATATCATCGATGCCTTTGGCGCAGTTTCGATCGCCGTGGCCTGGGCCATGGCCAAGGGTGCCTTGGCGAAATCGGGAGCGGATATTGCGGTTTCGATCACCGGTGTTGCCGGCCCCGGCGGCGGCACCGAGAAGAAACCTGTCGGCACTGTGGTTTTTGCGTGCATCAAAAAAGGGGATGACCCGGAAAAAGTGGTAGCCGAACTCAAGCGTTTCGGTGAAGATCTGAGCCGTGATGAAATTCGTCGTCAGGCGGCGTTGTGCGCGCTGGAGCTTTTCCTGCCATAA
- the ettA gene encoding energy-dependent translational throttle protein EttA: protein MAVQYSYVMKGLTKTYPGANKPTLNDIHLQFLPDAKIGIVGPNGAGKSTLMKIMAGLDTEFQGEAWAGEGIRVGYLAQEPELDNSKTVKENVMDGVRPVADLVDRFNEISGLMADPPEDADFDALMAEMGDLQEKIDAVDGWTLDNQLEIAMEALRCPPGDASVENLSGGERRRVALCRLLLEKPEILLLDEPTNHLDAESVSWLENHLVEYKGNVIMVTHDRYFLDNVVKWVLELDRGRYFAYESNYSGYLEKKAKRLEQEAREDKGRQKAINEELDWIRKNPKGRQTKSKARIKSFDQLVEAQENRDPGKAQILIQTPERLGGKVIEAKGLTKAYGDKLLFENLEFTLPPGGIVGVIGPNGAGKSTLFKLITGQEQPDSGEIEVGSTVKLGYVDQSRDDLDASKNVWEEISDGLDYFQLGKHEVQTRAYVGAFNFKGTDQQKKVGQLSGGERNRVHMAKMLKEGGNVLLLDEPTNDLDVETLRALEDALESFAGCAVVISHDRFFLDRLATHILAFEGDSHVEWFEGNFESYEEDKRRRLGDAADRPTRLAYKKLTR from the coding sequence ATGGCCGTACAATATAGCTATGTGATGAAGGGTCTGACCAAGACCTATCCCGGCGCCAACAAACCGACGCTGAACGATATTCACCTGCAATTCCTGCCCGATGCCAAGATCGGCATTGTTGGCCCCAATGGCGCGGGTAAATCGACGCTGATGAAGATCATGGCCGGGCTCGACACCGAATTTCAGGGCGAGGCCTGGGCAGGAGAGGGCATTCGTGTCGGCTATCTGGCGCAGGAACCGGAACTGGACAACAGCAAGACTGTCAAAGAAAATGTCATGGACGGTGTGCGGCCCGTTGCCGATCTGGTTGACCGGTTCAACGAGATTAGTGGCCTGATGGCCGATCCGCCCGAAGATGCCGACTTTGACGCGCTCATGGCCGAAATGGGCGATCTACAGGAAAAGATCGACGCGGTTGATGGCTGGACGCTCGATAACCAGCTGGAAATCGCCATGGAAGCCCTGCGCTGTCCGCCGGGCGATGCTTCGGTGGAAAACCTCTCCGGTGGTGAGCGCCGCCGTGTGGCGCTGTGCCGACTGTTGCTGGAAAAACCGGAAATCCTGCTGCTCGACGAGCCGACCAACCATCTCGATGCAGAGAGCGTCTCCTGGCTGGAGAATCATCTGGTCGAATATAAGGGCAATGTCATCATGGTCACCCATGATCGCTACTTCCTCGACAATGTAGTGAAATGGGTACTCGAGCTCGATCGCGGCCGTTATTTTGCCTATGAGTCCAACTATTCGGGCTATCTGGAGAAAAAGGCCAAGCGGCTTGAGCAGGAAGCGCGCGAGGACAAGGGACGCCAGAAAGCGATCAATGAAGAGCTGGACTGGATCCGCAAAAACCCCAAAGGCCGCCAGACCAAATCCAAGGCGCGTATCAAGAGCTTCGACCAACTGGTCGAGGCGCAGGAAAATCGTGATCCGGGCAAGGCGCAAATTCTTATCCAAACGCCCGAACGTCTGGGCGGCAAGGTGATCGAGGCCAAGGGCTTGACCAAGGCCTATGGCGACAAGCTGTTGTTTGAGAATCTCGAATTCACCCTGCCACCGGGCGGGATTGTCGGCGTGATCGGCCCCAATGGCGCGGGTAAATCGACATTGTTCAAGCTGATTACCGGGCAGGAACAGCCCGATAGCGGCGAGATTGAGGTCGGCTCCACAGTCAAGCTCGGCTATGTCGACCAGAGCCGCGATGACCTCGATGCCAGCAAGAATGTCTGGGAAGAGATTTCCGACGGGCTCGATTATTTCCAGCTTGGCAAGCACGAGGTGCAGACCCGCGCCTATGTCGGCGCGTTCAACTTCAAGGGTACCGACCAGCAGAAGAAAGTCGGCCAGCTATCGGGCGGTGAACGCAACCGGGTGCATATGGCCAAGATGCTCAAGGAAGGCGGCAATGTGCTGCTGCTCGACGAGCCGACCAACGACCTCGACGTCGAAACGCTGCGCGCGCTCGAAGATGCTCTCGAAAGCTTCGCCGGCTGCGCCGTGGTGATCTCGCACGACCGTTTCTTCCTCGACCGCCTGGCGACGCATATCCTGGCGTTTGAGGGTGACAGCCATGTCGAATGGTTTGAAGGCAATTTCGAGAGCTATGAGGAAGACAAGCGGCGGCGTCTGGGTGATGCCGCGGATCGGCCTACGCGATTGGCGTATAAGAAGTTGACGCGGTAA
- a CDS encoding NYN domain-containing protein — MPNNQNDNPNVALLIDADNASPAGIDPVLTVLAELGTVNIRRAYGNWRKQSLKGWVDLVHRYGIEPQQQFDITKGKNATDMKMTIDAMDMLFHGRIDGFGIMSSDSDFMPLAMRIRQEGIPVYGFGGQKTPEAFKQACTRFIDVNALIRAEKAEQDNGKDAGKGVDEDLLHLLIDAYQASKRDSEGYASLSAVGKIAGNRSSFDVRNYGFSRLSDMFEEVPNFKTRRDANGQIYVKRLN; from the coding sequence ATGCCGAACAACCAGAATGATAATCCCAATGTTGCGCTGCTGATCGACGCCGATAACGCCTCACCTGCCGGTATTGATCCTGTGCTGACGGTGCTGGCGGAACTGGGGACGGTCAATATTCGCCGCGCCTATGGCAATTGGCGCAAGCAGAGCCTCAAGGGCTGGGTCGACCTGGTGCATCGCTATGGCATCGAGCCGCAGCAGCAATTTGACATTACCAAGGGCAAGAACGCTACCGATATGAAAATGACCATAGATGCCATGGATATGCTGTTCCATGGCCGGATCGACGGCTTCGGCATTATGAGCTCGGACAGCGATTTCATGCCACTGGCCATGCGCATCCGCCAGGAGGGCATACCAGTCTATGGCTTTGGCGGTCAGAAGACGCCCGAGGCCTTCAAACAGGCCTGTACCCGCTTTATCGACGTTAATGCCCTGATCCGTGCGGAGAAGGCCGAACAGGACAATGGCAAGGATGCCGGCAAAGGTGTAGATGAGGATCTTCTGCACTTGCTGATCGATGCCTATCAGGCGAGCAAACGTGACTCCGAAGGTTATGCCAGCCTCAGTGCCGTCGGCAAGATTGCCGGCAACCGCTCTAGCTTCGACGTACGCAATTACGGCTTTTCGCGGCTGTCGGACATGTTCGAGGAAGTCCCCAATTTCAAAACCCGCCGTGACGCCAATGGCCAAATTTATGTGAAACGATTGAACTAA
- a CDS encoding M20/M25/M40 family metallo-hydrolase: MTTGFAALIGAITIASPALAQHDPAALQAAALEDDTAYDIIEGLTTEVGHRLAGTEDEARARAWAVEKLAKLGFANIRVEPFTLPVWVRGEEEAYITAPFPHKMHITALGNSASTGEGGLEAEIAYFPTLADLTAAPDGSLEGKIAFVSHKMTKTMDGSSYGAFGGARFIGPRIASEKGAAAIIIRSVGTDYHRNPHTGGTNFRNGNPIPAAAISIPDAENLERVIARGKPVTVKLKLTPRTLGEMESGNVIAEIPGSDPDAPIIVIGGHLDSWDLGTGAIDDGAGVAITTAAAKLVKEAGQPKRTIRIVWFGSEEVGIYGGRAYAEKYGAQGHAIAMESDFGAERIWRVEFKLPEGNDALKTEIGNALAPLGIGMSTITAGGGPDNGPLVALGVNAIDLQQDGTDYFDLHHTPDDTLDKIDPAALQQNVAAWVTVLSIIANSDADIAARPVKP; encoded by the coding sequence ATGACGACCGGATTCGCCGCACTGATCGGGGCTATTACCATCGCCTCACCCGCACTGGCACAACATGACCCCGCCGCCTTGCAGGCCGCCGCGCTTGAGGACGACACCGCCTATGATATTATCGAAGGGCTGACCACCGAAGTCGGCCATCGCCTCGCGGGAACAGAAGATGAGGCACGGGCGCGCGCCTGGGCCGTCGAAAAGCTGGCCAAATTGGGTTTTGCGAACATCCGGGTCGAACCATTCACCCTGCCGGTCTGGGTGCGTGGCGAGGAAGAAGCCTATATTACCGCTCCCTTTCCGCACAAAATGCACATCACCGCACTGGGCAACAGCGCCAGCACCGGCGAGGGCGGGCTCGAAGCGGAGATCGCCTATTTCCCGACCCTGGCCGACCTCACCGCCGCACCCGATGGCAGCCTTGAAGGCAAAATCGCCTTTGTCAGTCATAAGATGACCAAAACCATGGATGGTTCCAGCTATGGTGCCTTTGGCGGCGCACGCTTTATCGGGCCGCGAATTGCTTCGGAAAAAGGTGCGGCGGCAATCATCATCCGTTCGGTCGGCACCGATTATCACCGTAATCCGCACACCGGCGGCACCAATTTCCGCAATGGCAACCCGATACCCGCGGCCGCAATCTCCATTCCCGATGCGGAGAATCTCGAACGGGTCATCGCCCGCGGCAAGCCGGTTACGGTGAAACTGAAACTGACACCGCGCACATTGGGCGAGATGGAGTCGGGGAATGTCATTGCCGAGATTCCCGGCAGCGATCCCGATGCACCGATTATCGTGATAGGCGGCCACCTCGACAGCTGGGATCTCGGCACCGGCGCTATTGACGACGGCGCTGGCGTGGCGATCACCACCGCTGCGGCGAAGCTGGTAAAAGAGGCAGGCCAGCCCAAGCGCACGATAAGAATCGTCTGGTTCGGCTCGGAAGAAGTCGGCATCTATGGTGGCCGTGCCTATGCCGAAAAATATGGCGCGCAAGGCCATGCCATAGCGATGGAGTCGGACTTTGGCGCCGAACGCATCTGGCGCGTGGAATTCAAACTTCCCGAAGGCAATGATGCCCTGAAAACCGAGATTGGCAATGCGCTGGCACCGCTGGGGATTGGCATGTCGACCATCACCGCAGGCGGCGGACCCGATAACGGGCCGCTGGTGGCGCTGGGCGTCAACGCCATCGATCTGCAACAGGATGGTACCGATTATTTCGACCTGCATCATACGCCCGATGACACGCTCGACAAGATAGACCCGGCCGCGCTGCAACAAAATGTCGCTGCCTGGGTGACAGTGCTGTCGATTATCGCCAATAGCGACGCCGATATTGCGGCAAGGCCGGTAAAACCATGA
- a CDS encoding pyridoxamine 5'-phosphate oxidase family protein produces MSLPMSNSGYTDNLDAIVSDCWQRLHRGAKDRRHGFHQLTIGNVDREGQPHQRIMVLREADSAERLLRFHTDARAAKVDMISDGSPISILAYDARAKIQIRMHGNARIEQQGPRPDCAWEKASLFARRCYLADPAPGSLTETPSSGLPADLEGIEPTQQRSEHGRNNFALLLATINRMEWLYLAHTGHRRAQFIHDADSRWHGHWMVP; encoded by the coding sequence ATGTCCCTGCCTATGAGTAACAGCGGCTATACCGATAATCTCGATGCAATTGTGAGTGATTGCTGGCAACGATTGCACCGCGGCGCCAAGGATCGCCGCCATGGCTTCCATCAACTGACCATTGGTAATGTCGATCGTGAAGGACAGCCGCATCAGCGTATCATGGTGTTGCGCGAGGCCGATAGTGCAGAGCGTCTGTTGCGCTTTCACACCGATGCCCGTGCTGCCAAGGTGGATATGATTAGTGATGGCTCGCCGATTTCGATCCTTGCTTATGACGCCAGGGCGAAAATCCAGATCCGCATGCATGGCAATGCAAGAATCGAACAACAGGGTCCGCGCCCCGATTGTGCTTGGGAAAAGGCGAGCCTGTTCGCGCGGCGCTGTTACCTCGCAGATCCGGCTCCAGGCAGCCTTACCGAAACGCCATCATCGGGACTGCCTGCGGACCTGGAGGGTATTGAGCCAACGCAGCAACGCAGCGAGCATGGCCGCAATAACTTTGCCCTGCTGTTGGCGACCATCAACCGGATGGAATGGCTCTATCTTGCCCATACCGGCCATCGCCGGGCACAATTCATCCATGATGCTGATAGCAGGTGGCACGGCCACTGGATGGTGCCCTGA
- a CDS encoding type II toxin-antitoxin system RatA family toxin — MPSHSETRYLPYTPQQVYDLVADVDSYEEFLPWVVGTRIRSDSETEMVADMIVGFKQLREKFTSHVTKKPGEAIIVEYLDGPLRNLENRWLFHPHGNDRCRVDFYVAFNFHNRFFERLAGQYFDKAFRKMVAAFETRADALYGRKSSSAHNAA; from the coding sequence ATGCCCAGTCATAGCGAAACCCGCTATCTGCCCTATACGCCGCAACAGGTTTACGATCTGGTGGCCGATGTCGATTCCTATGAGGAATTCCTGCCATGGGTTGTCGGTACGCGCATCCGCTCGGACAGCGAGACTGAGATGGTCGCGGATATGATTGTCGGCTTCAAACAGCTGCGTGAGAAGTTCACCTCACATGTCACCAAAAAGCCGGGTGAGGCTATTATTGTCGAATATCTCGACGGGCCATTGCGCAATCTGGAAAATCGCTGGCTATTCCATCCGCATGGCAACGATCGGTGCCGGGTCGACTTTTACGTCGCCTTCAACTTTCACAATCGCTTTTTCGAGCGACTGGCGGGGCAGTATTTCGACAAGGCGTTCCGCAAGATGGTTGCCGCTTTCGAGACGCGTGCCGATGCGCTTTATGGCAGGAAAAGCTCCAGCGCGCACAACGCCGCCTGA
- the lipA gene encoding lipoyl synthase — MNDMSAKPEQAPRPPRVRKPEWIRVKAPVSKGFHETRKLMRDLNLNTVCEEAACPNIGECWTKKHATVMILGDVCTRACAFCNVKTGMPRPVDPMEPENLAVAAAKMGLQHIVVTSVDRDDLPDGGASQFVKVIEALRRNTPDTTIEILTPDFRNKSEAAVEAIVTARPDVYNHNLETVPRLYPTIRPGARYYASIRLLEQVKRHDPSIFTKSGIMLGLGEERLEVHQVMDDMRSADIDFMTMGQYLQPTPKHAKVADFVTPKAFDAYAAIARAKGFLLVASSPLTRSSYHAGDDFERLRKAREEQLAKQAAQR; from the coding sequence ATGAACGACATGTCCGCAAAACCCGAACAAGCACCGCGTCCACCACGCGTCCGCAAGCCCGAATGGATCCGGGTGAAAGCGCCTGTGAGCAAGGGATTCCACGAGACCCGCAAGCTGATGCGCGATCTCAACCTCAACACCGTGTGTGAAGAGGCAGCGTGCCCCAATATCGGTGAATGCTGGACCAAGAAACATGCCACGGTTATGATCCTCGGCGATGTCTGCACCCGGGCCTGTGCCTTTTGCAACGTCAAGACCGGTATGCCGCGTCCGGTCGATCCGATGGAACCGGAAAATCTTGCGGTCGCAGCGGCCAAGATGGGCTTGCAGCATATTGTTGTCACTTCGGTCGATCGCGATGATCTGCCCGATGGTGGTGCCAGCCAGTTCGTCAAGGTGATCGAGGCACTGCGTCGCAACACGCCGGACACCACCATTGAGATTCTCACGCCCGATTTTCGCAACAAATCGGAAGCCGCGGTAGAGGCAATCGTCACCGCGCGGCCCGATGTTTATAACCATAATCTGGAAACGGTACCGCGTCTCTATCCGACCATTCGCCCTGGCGCGCGCTATTACGCTTCGATCCGTCTGCTCGAGCAGGTCAAGCGCCATGATCCGTCGATCTTCACCAAATCGGGTATCATGCTGGGACTGGGTGAGGAACGGCTCGAAGTGCATCAGGTGATGGACGACATGCGCTCGGCCGATATCGATTTCATGACTATGGGTCAGTATCTGCAACCGACGCCGAAACATGCCAAGGTCGCCGATTTCGTCACCCCCAAGGCCTTTGACGCCTATGCCGCCATTGCCCGGGCCAAGGGTTTCTTGCTGGTGGCCTCAAGCCCGTTGACCCGTTCCAGCTATCATGCCGGTGACGATTTCGAACGGCTGCGCAAGGCACGCGAGGAGCAGCTTGCCAAACAGGCTGCCCAGCGCTGA
- a CDS encoding polysaccharide deacetylase family protein — protein MRDAQTIANAPGQSPWSIPQCPENVDYVDWGPDFGRRFVVTVDTEEDFDWNKPISDSGFGLESTALIERFQAFCRNQGVIPIYMVDYPIITHAPTAEFLKSHVATGEASVGIQLHPWVNPPIEEQVNEINSFAGNLPPELERAKLLTLTEAIDKAIGVAPIIYRAGRYGTGAHTAGFLKEAGVIFDSSVRSGFDYSAKGGPDYSRHPLAPYWLDRQALLAELPLTTTFWGLLRKQSKLLYPMMRHTPLARSLLSRTGMLERIALTPEGIGIEEAIRAIDIAIDDGLPLLNFSFHSPSLQPGHTPYVRSEAHVDRLYDWWRRVLAYCAQRNIRAASLDDLSGGLRKAQ, from the coding sequence GTGAGAGACGCACAGACTATCGCAAACGCCCCTGGGCAATCGCCCTGGTCCATTCCGCAATGTCCGGAAAATGTTGATTATGTCGATTGGGGGCCAGATTTTGGCCGACGCTTCGTCGTCACCGTCGACACTGAAGAGGATTTTGACTGGAATAAACCGATCAGCGATTCCGGCTTTGGGCTGGAAAGCACGGCGCTGATCGAGCGGTTTCAGGCATTTTGCCGCAATCAGGGCGTCATCCCTATCTATATGGTCGACTATCCGATCATCACACATGCGCCGACGGCGGAATTTCTCAAAAGCCATGTCGCTACGGGGGAGGCCAGTGTCGGCATACAACTCCATCCCTGGGTCAACCCGCCCATCGAAGAACAGGTCAATGAGATAAACAGCTTCGCCGGCAACCTTCCGCCCGAGCTGGAACGCGCCAAGCTGCTGACTCTGACCGAGGCGATTGACAAGGCGATTGGTGTGGCCCCGATCATCTATCGTGCCGGACGCTATGGCACCGGCGCGCATACCGCCGGATTTCTCAAAGAGGCCGGGGTGATTTTCGATAGTTCGGTACGTTCAGGCTTCGATTACAGCGCCAAGGGGGGGCCCGATTATTCACGCCACCCATTGGCGCCTTATTGGCTCGACCGTCAGGCGCTGCTCGCCGAACTGCCTCTGACGACGACATTTTGGGGGCTGCTGCGTAAACAATCAAAGCTGCTTTATCCGATGATGCGGCATACACCTTTGGCGCGGTCGCTGCTGTCGCGCACCGGCATGCTCGAACGGATTGCCCTAACGCCAGAGGGCATCGGCATCGAAGAGGCGATCCGTGCCATCGATATCGCCATTGACGATGGCCTGCCATTGCTCAATTTCTCCTTCCACTCACCGTCGCTGCAGCCGGGGCATACGCCCTATGTGCGCTCCGAAGCGCATGTCGATCGGCTCTATGACTGGTGGCGCCGGGTTCTGGCTTATTGTGCCCAGCGCAATATCCGTGCGGCGTCGCTCGATGATTTGTCCGGGGGATTGCGTAAAGCGCAATAA
- the putP gene encoding sodium/proline symporter PutP: METGTLVTLALYFIAMLGIGLYAWRKSTSDIEGYMLGGRQLSPAVAALSAGASDMSGWLLLGLPGALYVSGLVEAWIGIGLFVGALANWIIVAPRLRQQTEALGNSLTIPQFLGRRFPDKALLLRTISAIVIIVFFTVYTAAGLVGGGKLFASAFGQDYLVGVWLTAGVVLAYTMFGGFLAVSLTDFVQGCIMVVALALMPVVAVINLGGWGETEALLAAIDPSPLSLTEGLTLAGFLSATAWGLGYFGQPHIIVRFMALRSVDDLPTARAIGMGWMGVSLVGAIGVALAGRAYVNANSLTLDDPETIFILLADMLFHPLITGFLLAALLAAIMSTISSQLLVSSSSLTEDFYRRFLRRDASEGELVTVGRLAVAAVAIAAGLIALDPESQVLGLVANAWAGFGGAFGPLILLSLCWPRMTGVGAVAGLVTGALVVIGWIGMGWDSDFYGLGGIYEIIPGFVAAMLAIIAVSLATQPSAGNVPAYE; encoded by the coding sequence ATGGAAACCGGAACGCTCGTTACTCTCGCCCTCTATTTCATCGCCATGCTGGGCATCGGTCTTTATGCCTGGAGAAAATCGACCAGCGATATCGAAGGCTATATGCTCGGCGGGCGGCAATTGTCTCCTGCTGTTGCGGCACTGTCTGCCGGGGCGTCCGACATGTCGGGATGGCTGTTGCTCGGCCTGCCTGGCGCGCTTTATGTCAGCGGGCTGGTCGAAGCATGGATCGGCATCGGGCTGTTCGTCGGGGCGCTGGCCAACTGGATCATCGTAGCACCGAGGCTCAGGCAACAGACCGAAGCGCTTGGCAACAGCCTCACCATCCCGCAATTTCTCGGTCGTCGCTTTCCCGACAAGGCGCTATTGCTGCGCACCATCTCGGCGATTGTCATCATTGTCTTTTTCACCGTCTATACCGCTGCCGGGCTGGTTGGCGGCGGCAAGCTTTTCGCCAGCGCCTTTGGTCAGGATTATCTTGTCGGTGTCTGGCTGACGGCGGGTGTGGTGCTTGCCTATACCATGTTCGGCGGTTTTCTCGCGGTCAGCCTGACCGATTTCGTCCAAGGCTGCATCATGGTGGTGGCGCTGGCCCTGATGCCGGTGGTTGCTGTGATCAATCTCGGCGGATGGGGCGAGACCGAAGCGCTTTTGGCCGCCATCGACCCGAGCCCGCTCAGCCTCACCGAAGGGCTGACACTGGCAGGCTTTCTCTCCGCCACTGCCTGGGGTCTGGGTTATTTCGGTCAGCCGCATATCATCGTCCGCTTCATGGCACTGCGCAGTGTCGATGATCTGCCCACTGCGCGCGCAATCGGTATGGGCTGGATGGGAGTATCGCTGGTCGGTGCTATCGGCGTCGCACTGGCAGGCCGTGCCTATGTCAACGCCAATAGCCTGACGCTCGACGATCCGGAGACCATATTCATCCTGCTTGCCGATATGTTGTTTCACCCTTTGATCACCGGCTTCCTGTTGGCAGCGCTGCTGGCGGCGATTATGAGCACCATTTCCTCACAGCTACTGGTGTCGTCTTCTTCCCTCACCGAGGATTTTTACCGCCGTTTTCTGCGTCGTGATGCCAGTGAGGGCGAACTGGTAACGGTCGGCCGTTTGGCTGTGGCAGCGGTGGCGATTGCCGCGGGATTGATCGCTCTCGATCCAGAAAGCCAAGTGCTCGGCCTGGTCGCCAACGCCTGGGCCGGCTTTGGTGGTGCCTTTGGACCACTCATTCTTTTGTCACTATGCTGGCCGCGTATGACTGGCGTCGGTGCGGTTGCCGGGCTGGTGACCGGGGCGTTGGTGGTGATCGGCTGGATTGGCATGGGCTGGGATAGTGATTTTTACGGGCTTGGCGGCATTTATGAGATCATTCCCGGCTTTGTCGCGGCGATGCTGGCGATTATTGCAGTATCACTTGCAACCCAACCCAGCGCTGGCAATGTCCCTGCCTATGAGTAA
- a CDS encoding VOC family protein, with the protein MTAAPIMFFDIAGPDEQALRTFYADVFGWDCKGSAPFAPGNAVSLQGTFRSDPAEKLFYIGVPDIAATVEEIVAAGGSIEKGRFEVPGIAALGLFFDPAGNKFGLIEMDGDELFVPGR; encoded by the coding sequence ATGACTGCTGCACCAATCATGTTTTTCGATATTGCTGGCCCTGACGAGCAGGCGCTACGTACATTCTATGCCGACGTTTTCGGCTGGGACTGCAAGGGCTCTGCGCCGTTCGCCCCTGGCAATGCGGTATCACTGCAAGGGACTTTCCGTTCGGATCCGGCGGAAAAGCTGTTCTATATCGGCGTGCCCGATATTGCCGCCACAGTGGAAGAGATTGTGGCGGCAGGCGGTTCTATCGAAAAAGGCCGCTTCGAGGTTCCGGGCATCGCGGCACTGGGCCTGTTTTTTGATCCTGCCGGCAACAAATTCGGATTGATAGAGATGGACGGCGATGAGCTGTTCGTGCCGGGTCGCTGA